One window of the Eucalyptus grandis isolate ANBG69807.140 chromosome 8, ASM1654582v1, whole genome shotgun sequence genome contains the following:
- the LOC104456001 gene encoding uncharacterized protein LOC104456001 isoform X2, whose protein sequence is MDEFFKNRMFTTHAVAAAASVTLGTALTYPLDTIKTLIQVGSGSTKQLTPAQAVERVRALSGGLGDGREDNYVYVSEALMAGLAAGAAESLISSPFELLKLRSQVTTASRISSSAYVRAEPAASPAIERLLKGYNPDKRVLSEYVGLLSTLTTKHPNMAAALQEYPWMMTGSGRPPSICDVKRPSDIISLEGWSALWRGLRSGIARDSFYAGIFFSSWQFMHRAMLDWKAVGMDPEPSSDEEIGPLSPLAVSLSAGFSGMIAAASSHCFDTANSRSQCIVLPKYITMERKLLKWKTPGNRFERATGIHPSDRNLLFRGIWIRMARSGIASFMIVGGYYFAVDHLITS, encoded by the exons ATGGACGAGTTCTTCAAGAACCGAATGTTTACGACGCAcgcggtcgccgccgccgcttcgGTCACATTGGGAACGGCCCTCACTTATCCTCTCGATACTATCAAGACCCTTATCCAG GTTGGTTCTGGCTCAACTAAGCAGTTGACTCCGGCGCAGGCTGTGGAAAGAGTTCGGGCTTTGTCCGGAGGTTTAGGAG ATGGTCGGGAAGACAATTATGTGTATGTCTCTGAGGCCCTTATGGCTGGACTTGCTGCTGGTGCAGCAGAATCCCTTATAAGCTCTCCGTTTGAACTTCTCAAACTACGTTCACAGGTGACCACTGCTTCTCGCATTTCATCCTCTGCATACGTCAGAGCAGAGCCAGCTGCTTCACCTGCAATTGAAAGGTTACTAAAAGGATATAACCCAGATAAGCGAGTCTTGAGCGAGTATGTTGGCCTTTTGTCCACCTTAACCACCAAGCATCCCAATATGGCAGCCGCCTTGCAAGAGTACCCATGGATGATGACTGGGTCTGGCAGGCCACCTTCTATATGTGATGTAAAGAGGCCATCAGACATCATTTCTTTGGAAGGTTGGTCAGCACTATGGAGAGGGCTCCGATCTGGAATTGCTCGAGATTCCTTTTATGCAGGCATATTCTTTTCTAGTTGGCAGTTCATGCACCGAGCTATGCTTGACTGGAAGGCAGTGGGGATGGATCCTGAACCAAG TTCTGATGAAGAAATTGGTCCTCTGTCTCCGCTAGCTGTTAGTCTCTCTGCTGGATTTTCTGGAATGATTGCTGCTGCAAGTTCTCACTGTTTTGACACAGCCAACAGTCGATCTCAATGTATTGTGCTACCTAAG TATATTACTATGGAAAGAAAGCTTCTCAAATGGAAAACACCAGGCAACAGATTTGAGAGAGCAACTGGCATCCACCCTTCTGACAGGAATCTTCTCTTTCGCGGAATTTGGATTCGAATGGCTCGAAGTGGCATTGCATCTTTCATGATTGTCGGTGGTTATTACTTTGCTGTAGATCATCTAATTACAAGCTGA
- the LOC104456003 gene encoding queuine tRNA-ribosyltransferase accessory subunit 2 has product MKYAVKAWSNGMARAGVLQLGGGCGCPLEIETPSLLLPTRKCLPHFISPDLLPSLPSPDSRLLQFSPLHFLDGISTQTISNLGGLHQMLGLHEYGLVAVPRDSIQCLPASEATNKVGASFETPCGRRLIKPKEYMEMISSMRPDIWVTLADEVPTWVSEKRNNSSVDRTIRWLDECIALRPLGGDIFGSIVGGANLQQRQRCAEEVAKRNLSGYLIGGFGLGESMDERPALLKTVCDNLPEEKPRLVCGLGLPEEVLQGVAAGIDLFDTTYIYHITIAGFALTFPLDKIGASELIPYSSDIGSDQAKINLRATVYRKDTTPIVQSCSCYTCKNHTKAYINHLLNVHEMLAQTLLEIHNTHHFLGFFRLIREAIKEGEFDRFREKFIRNRREHLAVSAVHA; this is encoded by the exons atgAAGTACGCGGTGAAGGCATGGAGCAACGGGATGGCGCGGGCGGGAGTGCTCCAGCTGGGCGGCGGCTGCGGGTGCCCGCTGGAGATAGAGACGCCGTCCCTGCTCCTGCCCACCCGCAAATGCCTGCCCCACTTCATCTCTCCCGACCTCCTCCCTTCCCTCCCTTCCCCTGACTCCCGCCTCCTCCAGTTCAGCCCTCTTCACTT CTTGGATGGAATTTCGACGCAGACAATATCGAATCTTGGAGGTCTCCACCAGATGCTTGGTCTGCATGAGTATGGGTTGGTAGCTGTTCCGAGGGATTCCATTCAATGCCTACCTGCATCTGAAGCGACTAACAAAGTCGGAGCATCGTTCGAGACTCCGTGTGGCCGTCGTTTG ATTAAGCCAAAAGAATACATGGAAATGATTTCTTCGATGCGGCCCGACATCTGGGTCACATTGGCTGATGAGGTGCCAACTTGGGTTTCTGAAAAGCGAAACAATTCCTCAGTGGATCGAACTATCAGGTGGCTCGATGAATGCATCGCGTTGAGGCCG TTAGGTGGAGACATCTTTGGTTCCATTGTTGGTGGAGCTAATCTGCAGCAGCGGCAACGATGTGCTGAAGAAGTCGCTAAACGAAACTTATCAG GTTACTTGATAGGGGGATTTGGGCTTGGAGAGAGCATGGATGAACGTCCTGCTCTGCTTAAAACTGTTTGT GATAACTTGCCTGAAGAAAAGCCTCGTCTAGTCTGCGGTCTCGGGCTACCTG AGGAGGTTCTACAGGGTGTTGCTGCTGGAATTGATCTATTTGACACTAC GTACATTTACCACATTACGATTGCAGGTTTTGCACTTACCTTTCCACTTGACAAAATTGGAGCAAGTGAATTAATTCCTTACTCGAGTGACATAGGAAGTGACCAGGCGAAGATTAATCTGAGGGCGACTGTTTACCG GAAAGACACTACACCTATAGTCCAAAGCTGCAGCTGCTATACATGCAAGAATCACACGAAAGCGTATATAAATCACCTTCTCAATGTTCATGAGATGCTTGCGCAGACTCTGCTGGAAAT CCATAATACCCACCACTTTCTTGGTTTCTTCCGCTTGATACGAGAAGCAATTAAGGAAGGCGAGTTTGATCGATTTCGAGAGAAATTCATCCGCAATAGGCGTGAGCACTTGGCTGTTTCTGCTGTTCACGCATGA
- the LOC104456001 gene encoding uncharacterized protein LOC104456001 isoform X1 has translation MDEFFKNRMFTTHAVAAAASVTLGTALTYPLDTIKTLIQVGSGSTKQLTPAQAVERVRALSGGLGGLYSGFGWLTLGRTFGLGARFGVYEILTAYCKDGREDNYVYVSEALMAGLAAGAAESLISSPFELLKLRSQVTTASRISSSAYVRAEPAASPAIERLLKGYNPDKRVLSEYVGLLSTLTTKHPNMAAALQEYPWMMTGSGRPPSICDVKRPSDIISLEGWSALWRGLRSGIARDSFYAGIFFSSWQFMHRAMLDWKAVGMDPEPSSDEEIGPLSPLAVSLSAGFSGMIAAASSHCFDTANSRSQCIVLPKYITMERKLLKWKTPGNRFERATGIHPSDRNLLFRGIWIRMARSGIASFMIVGGYYFAVDHLITS, from the exons ATGGACGAGTTCTTCAAGAACCGAATGTTTACGACGCAcgcggtcgccgccgccgcttcgGTCACATTGGGAACGGCCCTCACTTATCCTCTCGATACTATCAAGACCCTTATCCAG GTTGGTTCTGGCTCAACTAAGCAGTTGACTCCGGCGCAGGCTGTGGAAAGAGTTCGGGCTTTGTCCGGAGGTTTAGGAG GTCTTTACAGTGGCTTTGGATGGCTGACGTTGGGGAGAACATTTGGTCTAGGAGCTCGTTTTGGTGTTTACGAGATTCTAACAGCATATTGTAAAG ATGGTCGGGAAGACAATTATGTGTATGTCTCTGAGGCCCTTATGGCTGGACTTGCTGCTGGTGCAGCAGAATCCCTTATAAGCTCTCCGTTTGAACTTCTCAAACTACGTTCACAGGTGACCACTGCTTCTCGCATTTCATCCTCTGCATACGTCAGAGCAGAGCCAGCTGCTTCACCTGCAATTGAAAGGTTACTAAAAGGATATAACCCAGATAAGCGAGTCTTGAGCGAGTATGTTGGCCTTTTGTCCACCTTAACCACCAAGCATCCCAATATGGCAGCCGCCTTGCAAGAGTACCCATGGATGATGACTGGGTCTGGCAGGCCACCTTCTATATGTGATGTAAAGAGGCCATCAGACATCATTTCTTTGGAAGGTTGGTCAGCACTATGGAGAGGGCTCCGATCTGGAATTGCTCGAGATTCCTTTTATGCAGGCATATTCTTTTCTAGTTGGCAGTTCATGCACCGAGCTATGCTTGACTGGAAGGCAGTGGGGATGGATCCTGAACCAAG TTCTGATGAAGAAATTGGTCCTCTGTCTCCGCTAGCTGTTAGTCTCTCTGCTGGATTTTCTGGAATGATTGCTGCTGCAAGTTCTCACTGTTTTGACACAGCCAACAGTCGATCTCAATGTATTGTGCTACCTAAG TATATTACTATGGAAAGAAAGCTTCTCAAATGGAAAACACCAGGCAACAGATTTGAGAGAGCAACTGGCATCCACCCTTCTGACAGGAATCTTCTCTTTCGCGGAATTTGGATTCGAATGGCTCGAAGTGGCATTGCATCTTTCATGATTGTCGGTGGTTATTACTTTGCTGTAGATCATCTAATTACAAGCTGA
- the LOC104456002 gene encoding LOW QUALITY PROTEIN: proteinaceous RNase P 1, chloroplastic/mitochondrial (The sequence of the model RefSeq protein was modified relative to this genomic sequence to represent the inferred CDS: inserted 2 bases in 2 codons): protein MELAKRFPVLSFIMKSEIPLLLKYRKRFLPLPCSPSSFITRTVNSYPFNPHSMKRINRLTTSSNLNPLPPLHQTSGEKVSRKAKKKERMELPESLLKFKLDMCSRHGKLVEALQLYDEARENGVPLSHYHYNVMLYLCSSAGSGSLGQGGSENDENLKELGMRRGFEIFRQMAIDNVAPNEATFTNAARLATAREDPEMAFDLVKKMKNFGIPPXLRSYGPALFGFCKKGNADKAYEVDEHMVDCGVLAEESELSALLKVSMDAKKADKVYELLHRIRATVRQVSESSAQIVEDWFKSDFAASVGVESWDINKIKEGVVKGGXGWHGQGWLGSGNWRIRRTQMDKKGVCQSCGEKLVCIDIDPKETENFASSLTKLAREKEAKAGFTKFQAWIQKHGPFDAVVDGANAGLVNQKRFNFFQVNFIMNKLREMSPSKRFPLLILHKRRVHGKPDKDPRNQKLLETWENSGALYPTPLGSDDDWYWLYAAVHWNCLLVTNDEMRDHLFQLLGSSFFPRWKEKHQVRISVSKRGIQLHMPPPYSIVIQESENGNWHVPTVTGDDLETPRQWLCATRSKNVSNPLLNLF, encoded by the exons ATGGAGCTTGCTAAAAGATTTCCTGTCTTGTCATTTATCATGAAATCAGAGATCCCACTTCTTTTAAAATATCGGAAAAGATTCTTGCCCCTGCCTTGTAGTCCAAGTTCCTTCATCACGAGAACTGTTAACAGTTATCCTTTCAATCCGCATTCTATGAAGAGAATAAACCGTCTTACCACCTCATCAAACCTTAATCCCTTGCCACCACTTCATCAGACCTCTGGTGAAAAGGTTTCCaggaaagcaaagaagaaagaacgcATGGAATTACCAGAGTCGTTGCTCAAGTTTAAGCTGGATATGTGCTCAAGACATGGAAAACTTGTTGAAGCTCTTCAACTTTATGATGAGGCTCGGGAAAATGGGGTTCCACTTTCGCATTACCATTACAACGTGATGCTTTATTTGTGCTCCTCTGCTGGAAGTGGTTCACTTGGACAAGGTGGCAGCGAAAATGACGAGAACCTAAAAGAATTGGGTATGAGGAGGGGATTTGAAATATTTCGGCAGATGGCCATTGATAATGTTGCCCCAAATGAAGCAACATTTACCAATGCTGCAAGGTTAGCAACTGCTAGGGAAGACCCTGAAATGGCTTTTGATTTGGTTAAAAAGATGAAGAATTTTGGTATTCCAC CGCTGAGGTCCTATGGACCTGCTTTGTTTGGGTTCTGCAAAAAGGGAAATGCCGATAAAGCTTATGAGGTAGATGAACACATGGTTGATTGTGGAGTTTTGGCTGAAGAGTCTGAGCTGTCAGCACTTTTGAAAGTTAGTATGGATGCAAAGAAGGCTGACAAGGTATATGAGTTGCTGCACCGAATACGTGCTACTGTGAGGCAGGTTTCTGAATCATCTGCTCAAATTGTTGAGGATTGGTTCAAGTCTGATTTTGCAGCAAGTGTTGGCGTAGAAAGTTGGGATATTAACAAGATTAAGGAAGGAGTAGTAAAGGGAG GGGGTTGGCATGGACAAGGGTGGCTTGGCTCTGGTAATTGGAGGATTCGAAGGACTCAAATGGACAAGAAAGGCGTTTGTCAATCCTGTGGTGAGAAGCTTGTCTGTATTGATATTGATCCAAAGGAGACAGAAAACTTTGCCAGCTCATTGACCAAACTAGCTCGCGAAAAAGAAGCTAAGGCTggttttacaaaattccag GCTTGGATTCAAAAGCATGGACCTTTTGATGCTGTCGTGGATGGTGCAAATGCAGGTCTTGTCAATCAGAAACGTTTCAATTTTTTCCAG GTCAACTTTATCATGAATAAGTTACGTGAGATGAGCCCGTCAAAGAGATTCCCTTTACTTATATTGCATAAAAGGCGTGTGCATGGAAAACCTGATAAAGATCCTAGGAACCAAAAATTGTTGGAGACATGGGAGAATTCTGGTGCACTGTATCCAACTCCCCTTGGCTCAGATGATGATTG GTACTGGTTGTATGCTGCTGTCCATTGGAACTGTTTGCTTGTCACCAACGATGAGATGAGGGATCACCTCTTTCAGTTGCTTGGATCTAGCTTTTTCCcaagatggaaagaaaagcaTCAG GTTCGGATATCAGTCTCAAAACGCGGTATTCAACTTCACATGCCTCCACCTTATTCTATTGTCATTCAG GAGTCGGAAAATGGTAATTGGCATGTGCCAACAGTCACAGGTGACGACTTGGAGACCCCGAGGCAATGGTTGTGTGCTACCAGATCCAAAAATGTGTCGAACCCACTCTTAAACTTGTTCTGA
- the LOC104456004 gene encoding protein RALF-like 24 produces MILRNPTTRTAKSHFLVVPNKIPHSKKPERERGMLNLNPKLSSITFFHPCLLFILIHLTNCNAVSIMGLGSLRSGGLDLLLERSSCLEAALGECVTDPEMEWETSRRVPVAAQQSNKKYIGYELLREDTVPCQKSGASYHNCPGGQANPHNRGCTIITRFARDVGDIKT; encoded by the coding sequence ATGATCCTTCGCAACCCAACTACCCGAACGGCGAAGTCCCACTTCCTCGTCGTCCCCAACAAGATCCCCCACTCAAagaaaccagagagagagagaggcatgcTCAATCTCAACCCTAAGCTCAGCTCCATCACTTTCTTCCACCCATgcctcctcttcatcctcataCACCTCACAAACTGCAATGCGGTGTCCATTATGGGCCTCGGTTCACTGCGAAGCGGCGGTCTAGACCTTCTTCTGGAGAGGTCATCATGCTTGGAGGCTGCCCTTGGGGAGTGCGTGACCGATCCGGAGATGGAGTGGGAGACCAGCCGGAGAGTGCCGGTGGCAGCGCAGCAGAGCAACAAGAAGTACATCGGCTATGAGTTGCTGAGGGAGGACACCGTGCCCTGCCAGAAATCAGGGGCTTCCTACCACAATTGCCCGGGCGGGCAGGCCAACCCGCACAACAGAGGGTGCACGATCATCACTAGATTTGCACGAGACGTCGGAGACATCAAGACTTGA